In the genome of bacterium, one region contains:
- a CDS encoding S8 family serine peptidase — translation MINKLDPGLRRRVQALKTQKAATLAKALLREETERVELLVEFTGDLSDLIAIGFESFGLLQHPRAGYQIAAGSIPVDRLEDLAAIAHVVATEGPQQYHPLLDYSLPEIRATAVHGGSPSRKGAGVVIGVIDSGIDWRHGVFVDWDDRTSRILGIWDQMLTAQTGETAGPGGVGVAYNQAQLSRGVQGTETIRTRDQNARGETSGHGTHVAGIAAGNGAPATCCHGINTYVGVAPRTELIVARYDYTHATLGANVRLVAALDYIFNHPDAAGKPVVVNISLGVNRGPHDGTTPVERAIDAAVAAGPGRAVVVAAGNFADTRCHVKATVPGNAMREVEFEVREGHEFDAYLDLWYDRAGTLNLEVIAQGGTSSGVVNHGTDSSFIANPNASNARRVTVNIDATINGPHGRDNNFRIEIDKPTSGNIPAGNWKLKLTNPNAAPVNFHCWIERGDNAPQFLPAVSTPDGKIRSSSDSTISTPATAREAISVANHESRTGCCDCWPSTGIVASSSRGPVARDAAANPKPDIAAPGLLIASAKADAANLPGNCCSCCPDACCCLYDDKTGTSMAAPHVAGAVALLLEEDPTLTKAQILHHLQTTARDRPAGGRDDTWGAGKLDVQAAINSVRSAGGGGGGGGGASPLLHGGSNGSSGLRHAHAPFNGASTGADLGAWGSPQFLATLRILRARLRVCPQGQEVAAAVSRHFSEVRRLINTNRRVATLWHRSEGPRMLWRLMQGALDAEAPAALLSRPQRDCFQRWCDLLLRYGSRRLQETLQRQRAALILLLSAPLAAHAAAAAGSNHE, via the coding sequence ATGATCAACAAACTGGATCCCGGACTGCGCCGGCGCGTGCAAGCGTTGAAGACGCAGAAGGCGGCCACGCTGGCGAAGGCTTTGCTGCGGGAAGAAACTGAACGAGTCGAGCTGCTGGTGGAGTTCACCGGTGATTTGAGCGACCTCATCGCGATCGGCTTTGAATCCTTTGGCCTGCTGCAGCACCCTCGCGCCGGCTACCAGATCGCTGCCGGTTCGATCCCCGTCGATCGTCTGGAAGACCTGGCCGCGATCGCTCACGTCGTCGCCACCGAAGGCCCGCAACAATACCATCCGCTGCTGGATTATAGCCTGCCGGAGATTCGCGCCACCGCGGTGCACGGCGGCTCACCCTCGCGCAAAGGAGCGGGTGTGGTGATCGGCGTCATCGACAGCGGCATCGATTGGCGCCACGGCGTTTTCGTGGATTGGGACGACCGCACTTCGCGAATCCTGGGCATCTGGGATCAAATGCTCACGGCCCAAACCGGCGAGACTGCCGGGCCCGGCGGCGTTGGCGTGGCGTATAACCAGGCGCAGCTCTCACGGGGCGTGCAGGGCACCGAAACCATCCGCACGCGCGACCAGAACGCGCGCGGCGAGACCAGCGGCCATGGCACCCACGTGGCCGGCATCGCCGCCGGCAACGGCGCACCGGCGACTTGTTGTCACGGCATCAACACCTATGTCGGCGTCGCGCCGCGAACCGAGCTGATTGTGGCGCGCTACGACTACACCCACGCCACGCTCGGTGCCAACGTGCGTCTGGTTGCGGCGTTGGACTACATTTTCAATCACCCTGACGCTGCCGGCAAGCCGGTGGTGGTCAATATCAGTCTCGGCGTCAATCGTGGCCCGCATGACGGCACCACACCGGTAGAACGGGCGATCGACGCGGCAGTAGCGGCAGGTCCCGGACGCGCTGTGGTGGTGGCAGCGGGCAACTTCGCTGATACGCGCTGCCATGTCAAAGCAACCGTGCCTGGCAATGCCATGCGCGAGGTCGAGTTTGAAGTGAGGGAGGGACACGAATTCGACGCGTATCTCGATCTTTGGTATGATCGCGCCGGCACCCTGAATCTGGAAGTCATTGCTCAGGGCGGCACCAGCAGCGGCGTCGTAAACCACGGCACGGACAGTTCGTTCATCGCCAACCCCAATGCTTCCAACGCGCGCCGGGTGACGGTCAACATTGACGCGACCATCAACGGGCCGCACGGCCGCGACAACAACTTCCGCATCGAGATCGACAAACCCACCTCCGGCAACATCCCCGCCGGGAACTGGAAACTCAAACTCACCAACCCGAACGCAGCCCCGGTCAATTTCCACTGTTGGATCGAGCGCGGTGACAATGCGCCGCAATTCCTGCCAGCGGTCAGCACGCCGGACGGCAAAATCCGGTCGTCTTCCGATTCCACCATCAGCACGCCGGCGACGGCGCGCGAGGCTATCTCCGTTGCCAATCACGAATCGCGCACCGGTTGCTGTGATTGCTGGCCCTCGACCGGCATTGTAGCTTCTTCGAGCCGCGGACCGGTGGCGCGTGATGCCGCCGCGAATCCAAAGCCGGATATCGCCGCGCCCGGCTTGTTGATCGCCTCGGCCAAAGCAGATGCCGCCAATCTCCCGGGCAACTGTTGCTCATGCTGCCCCGATGCCTGCTGCTGTCTGTATGATGACAAGACCGGCACCAGCATGGCGGCCCCGCATGTAGCTGGAGCCGTGGCGTTGCTGCTGGAAGAAGATCCCACTTTGACCAAAGCGCAGATCTTGCATCATTTGCAGACCACTGCGCGCGACCGGCCCGCCGGCGGCCGCGACGACACTTGGGGCGCAGGCAAACTGGACGTGCAGGCGGCGATCAATTCCGTGCGCAGTGCTGGTGGTGGCGGCGGTGGTGGTGGCGGGGCCTCGCCATTGCTGCATGGCGGTTCCAATGGCAGCAGCGGCTTGCGGCATGCCCACGCGCCTTTCAACGGCGCTTCGACTGGCGCGGACCTTGGGGCATGGGGCAGCCCGCAGTTTTTGGCCACGCTTCGCATTTTGCGCGCCCGGCTGCGCGTGTGTCCGCAAGGCCAGGAGGTGGCGGCAGCCGTGAGCCGGCACTTCAGCGAGGTGCGGCGCCTGATCAACACCAACCGGCGCGTCGCCACGCTGTGGCATCGCAGCGAAGGCCCGCGCATGCTCTGGCGCCTCATGCAAGGTGCCCTTGATGCTGAGGCGCCGGCCGCCCTCTTGAGCCGGCCACAACGCGATTGCTTCCAGCGCTGGTGCGACCTGCTGCTGCGCTACGGCAGCCGGCGGTTGCAGGAGACCCTGCAGCGCCAGCGTGCCGCGTTGATCCTTTTGCTCAGTGCACCATTGGCAGCGCACGCAGCGGCAGCCGCGGGGAGCAACCATGAGTAA